One Rhizobium acidisoli DNA window includes the following coding sequences:
- a CDS encoding TetR/AcrR family transcriptional regulator, whose translation MQVEKPKAAVDNRTAGRLSKPERRQQLLETARLIVREEGADRLTLGHLAVRAGVSKPVTYEHFETRTRLLIELYRWIDTERITAFRTLMAQENRPAKETVSALAKTYLACGTDQGDEFHAVGAALAGSEERAGVYQELVDAVIEMFLEVLRPHSSVRLESLALACEALVAAGDALTSAVTRGNCSASEAEEVYVNLIEAVTKC comes from the coding sequence ATGCAAGTGGAAAAACCAAAAGCCGCCGTCGACAACAGGACCGCAGGTCGTCTTTCGAAGCCTGAGCGGCGTCAGCAACTGCTGGAGACGGCCCGCCTGATCGTCCGGGAGGAAGGTGCTGACCGGCTGACATTAGGCCACCTGGCAGTGCGGGCCGGCGTTTCCAAACCTGTGACTTACGAGCATTTCGAGACCAGAACGCGTCTTTTGATTGAGCTCTATCGTTGGATAGACACCGAACGCATTACCGCGTTTCGCACGCTTATGGCTCAGGAAAATCGACCGGCGAAAGAGACTGTTTCGGCTTTGGCTAAAACCTATCTAGCTTGCGGAACCGACCAAGGTGACGAATTTCATGCTGTCGGCGCGGCGCTCGCAGGAAGCGAGGAAAGAGCTGGCGTATACCAGGAGTTAGTCGACGCAGTGATCGAGATGTTCCTGGAAGTTCTACGACCTCATTCAAGCGTTCGGCTGGAATCGCTGGCATTGGCATGCGAGGCATTGGTTGCGGCAGGAGACGCGCTGACAAGCGCCGTTACACGCGGCAATTGCTCCGCGTCTGAGGCAGAGGAGGTATATGTAAACCTCATTGAGGCTGTGACCAAGTGCTGA